The genomic window gactcttctatagtttaaccgctactgctgggactgtatattatgtacttacggtagtactatcaagcctcttcttccaaatagatttcatggaaaacctaaaattcgcatgtttgattgacatttagccgctaatatacaatcatccaagatatatttatctatcgcaggttcggtctaatgtcccgttatactatatagatcacatggcttctggtactttgagatcatgctaacggcgagaagggaagtgtgtttcaaagaaaaggatgtttagccgggaagttagcgtctaaaatatataaccgatagttcaacttagatgcacagatggacataattaatccttgtacggtttgtacctacttgactctcagtttaagttaaggagtcctttgtttacagcttgtaccgttactttcaggagcataccgttaaattcgatgatcttatgtgttactcaaatcgaataaacaaagacattatagttcctagaatactgaagatgactccggttatgagatacagacaaccaagttctttatgattgcagtacaccaccaccccactggactgcttaagacagctaaaaagtgtggatttcaatatcctactacattaagattattccacatcggttatgttctaggcgtaatatatggattcttgttctcactcatcttaacagcgagagaaaactactactcagatgctagtctaatcagtagcatctacttggagttatcatctctgagacagggattatttatcagctttttctggggagtatatactacgagttggactactggtttagatcttgaaggtctttgtttaccggatccaagttctcttgtgcttttcatgaccatcatgttaagtgcattaagtatagtggtatccagcgtatatttgaaaaaccaacatttgtatacaagctgtacgaatatcatgacattcactttggtagtcgccttcttaatgttagtctgtacggaatacttaggactatctctttatattaatgataatgcatttggtaatggacttttcatcttaactggtatacatttagccatgttattgttggagctatccttgtattcttcactcaaagtatctatagttctttagttacttacatgcctacaagctct from Besnoitia besnoiti strain Bb-Ger1 chromosome Unknown contig00122, whole genome shotgun sequence includes these protein-coding regions:
- a CDS encoding uncharacterized protein (encoded by transcript BESB_022030), whose product is MDIINPYDSGYEIQTTKFFMIAVHHHPTGLLKTAKKCGFQYPTTLRLFHIGYVLGVIYGFLFSLILTARENYYSDASLISSIYLELSSLRQGLFISFFWGVYTTSWTTGLDLEGLCLPDPSSLVLFMTIMLSALSIVVSSVYLKNQHLYTSCTNIMTFTLVVAFLMLVYNSIPVNRFVTPFISYLNGTF